From Trichoplusia ni isolate ovarian cell line Hi5 chromosome 11, tn1, whole genome shotgun sequence, the proteins below share one genomic window:
- the LOC113498789 gene encoding uncharacterized protein LOC113498789, with the protein YLFGFQTKGVPLAKDEVALLIDLIEANKVITSKATNAANNQLKEAAWTKITGAFNASVSSYPRRTEQLKLKWENLKKTARKRSTKIRMNQIKTGGGKPEYIPPDDALDRVASILGATCEGYTVSFGGDAEVTVDSEVTVDSEVLNDGGVENEIESSGNIQQLVVTSPKPKKFFFKSPSGNNINKEKRRLLDDDIRTRAARNQAIADYYITKKKKLELEIEHMELTNKKLKLDLEQNKEVLK; encoded by the exons tatttgtttggttTTCAGACAAAAGGTGTACCTTTAGCTAAAGATGAGGTGGCCTTGCTAATTGACCTTATTGAAGCTAATAAGGTGATTACAAGCAAGGCTACAAACGCTGCCAATAATCAGCTTAAAGAAGCTGCCTGGACTAAAATTACAGGAGCATTCAATGCATCTGTATCAAGTTACCCGCGAAGAACAGAGCAACTTAAATTGAAATgggagaatttaaaaaaaactgctcgTAAAAGATCTACCAAAATTAGGATGAACCAAATTAAG ACAGGTGGTGGCAAGCCAGAATACATTCCACCAGATGATGCACTGGACAGAGTGGCATCCATTTTAGGTGCAACATGTGAGGGTTACACTGTATCATTTGGAGGAGATGCTGAGGTGACGGTAGATTCCGAGGTGACGGTAGATTCCGAGGTTTTGAATGATGGTGGTGTCGAAAATGAGATTGAATCATCAGGGAATATCCAACAGCTGGTTGTGACAAGTCCGAAACCAaagaaattcttttttaaatctccCAGTGGCAACAATATTA ataaagaAAAACGTAGGCTACTGGATGATGACATAAGGACTCGAGCTGCACGAAATCAAGCTATTgctgattattatattactaaaaagaagaaattagAATTAGAAATAGAACACAtggaattaacaaataaaaagttaaaattagacttagagcaaaataaagaagtattaaaataa
- the LOC113498790 gene encoding uncharacterized protein LOC113498790 has translation MSLKRFISRRGKPTEIFSDNGTNFVAAAKEIGSFIKQKNEPLVDFASQQSINFKFIPAYTPHFGGIWEAGVKSAKHLLRRVLGECHLTFEELSTLFAQVEAILNSRPLCPLSSSPNDLLSLSPGHFIIGRPLIALPTPNLEDVKEGQLRRYMRLEKLRQHFWRRWQKEYLSELQQRTKWRTNTSKLDVGDMVLLADDNAPPLTWKLGRVLRLIPGPDGISRVADVLTTKGCVRRAFVRLCKLPSAEDLNG, from the coding sequence ATGTCATTAAAACGATTTATATCTCGTCGTGGCAAGCCAACTGAAATATTTAGTGATAATGGTACTAATTTTGTAGCTGCCGCGAAAGAAATAGGCTCGTTCATCAAACAGAAAAATGAACCTTTAGTTGACTTTGCAAGTCAGcaatctataaattttaaattcattccgGCTTACACTCCTCATTTTGGTGGCATATGGGAAGCCGGGGTTAAGTCGGCAAAACATTTGTTACGACGAGTTTTAGGCGAATGTCACTTGACGTTCGAGGAACTGTCTACTTTATTCGCACAAGTGGAGGCGATTCTCAATAGCCGTCCCTTGTGTCCCCTCTCATCCAGTCCCAACGACCTCCTTTCCCTCTCCCCAGGACATTTCATCATTGGCCGACCGCTGATCGCTCTGCCAACACCAAACCTGGAAGACGTGAAGGAAGGCCAATTGCGACGCTATATGCGCCTTGAGAAGCTGAGGCAACATTTCTGGAGAAGGTGGCAGAAGGAATACCTCTCTGAATTACAACAAAGGACAAAATGGCGGACAAACACGTCAAAGCTGGACGTGGGAGATATGGTGCTGCTAGCGGATGACAACGCGCCCCCTCTCACTTGGAAACTCGGCCGCGTACTTCGTCTCATACCCGGACCTGACGGGATATCCAGAGTGGCAGACGTCCTCACCACCAAGGGCTGCGTGCGACGCGCCTTTGTGCGCCTCTGCAAACTTCCCTCAGCTGAAGATTTAAACGGTTGA